A genomic region of Solanum dulcamara chromosome 2, daSolDulc1.2, whole genome shotgun sequence contains the following coding sequences:
- the LOC129870632 gene encoding ABC transporter B family member 15-like has protein sequence MGKRGGLFRYGDGVDKLLMFFGTIGCIGDGLMTPLNMFILSTLIDDYGGATNDDASFTNDIVDKYSLRLLYVAVGVGISACIGGICWTRSAERQTSRIRMEYLKSVLRQEVSFFDKQDASSSNSFQVVSTISADAHSIQDAIAEKIPNCVAHLSTFIFGLILAFYLSWRLALASVPFSLGFVIPGVAFGKLLMIQGMKMKDAYGAAGSVAEQAISSIRTVYSYVGENETLQRFSNGLEESLNLGVKQGLTKGLLLGSMGMIYVSWAFQSWAGSVLVANRGESGGRVFISALCVVLGGLSCMSALPNISFITEATIAAARIFELIDRVPQIDSEDSKGKILAYVRGDIEFKDVTFRYPSRPDIQVLQDFSLKVKAGKAVAIVGGSGSGKSTVISLLERFYDPIKGDILLDGHKIKKLQLKWLRSQMGLVNQEPVLFATSIKENILFGKEGASMKMVVEASKAANAHEFVASLPNGYDTHVGQFGFQMSGGQKQRIAIARALIKDPKILLLDEATSALDAQSERIVQKALDQASQGRTTIIIAHRLSTIRRADKIVVLESGRIVESGSHDDLMCKTDEEGVYFKMVKLQQSTTNGEGPPSPYVPKETRSYTRSYNMPRLPYVALSSWQNSPASPFSPAISVSYAPTIHTCSYYDSDHEYLENFSHPSLSTWRLLQMNAPEWKIALLGCLGAITFGILQPLYAFCLGSVVSAYTSNDISKIKSEIKVYSIVFLSIGLTSFIANLLQHYNFAKMGEKLTKRIREKVLSNLLTFEVGWYDRDENMSAAVCARLSTEARMVRSLVGDRMSLLLQVFVSASTAFVLALIVAWRVAIVLISIQPLLIASFYSRSVLMKRMSERSQKAQSEGSQLASEAVINHRTITAFSSQDRMLDLFTETQKGPRKENIRQSLLSGAGLFCSQFLTTAAIALTYWYGGRLMNRKLLTSKHLFQVFFLLMSTGKNIADTGSMTSDLARGSSAVASVFAILDRKTEIEPENSEGLKVTKVLKGNIELKNIFFYYPSRPDQAIFQGMNLKIESGKTVALLGQSGSGKSTIIGLIERFYDPIKGQVLIDDRDIKSYNLKSLRSHIALVSQEPTLFAGSIRENIIYGKEEATDSEIKKAAIRANAHEFISAMEDGYETYCGERGAQLSGGQRQRIALARAILKNPTILLLDEATSALDSVSENLVQEALDMMMINRTSVVVAHRLSTIQKADIIAVIKNGKVVEQGSHSQLLSLGKNGSYYGLMKLQSGHSPYR, from the exons atgggAAAGAGAGGTGGGCTTTTCAGATATGGTGATGGTGTTGATAAATTGCTAATGTTTTTTGGTACTATAGGATGCATTGGAGATGGGCTAATGACTCCACTTAATATGTTTATTCTTAGTACTCTTATAGATGATTATGGAGGTGCTACTAATGATGATGCTTCTTTCACTAATGATATTGTTGACAAG TACTCACTCAGGTTGCTCTACGTTGCAGTTGGAGTTGGTATATCCGCTTGTATTG GGGGAATTTGTTGGACAAGAAGTGCAGAGAGACAAACAAGTCGAATAAGGATGGAGTACTTAAAATCAGTGCTTAGGCAAGAAGTTAGTTTCTTTGACAAGCAAGATGCTTCCTCCAGTAATAGTTTTCAAGTTGTTTCCACAATTTCAGCTGATGCTCATTCAATTCAAGATGCTATAGCAGAGAAg ATACCTAATTGTGTTGCTCACCTGTCAACATTCATTTTTGGCCTAATTCTTGCTTTCTACCTTTCATGGAGACTAGCATTGGCTTCAGTTCCATTTTCACTTGGTTTTGTTATACCTGGTGTAGCATTTGGGAAGCTACTTATGATCCAAGGAATGAAGATGAAGGATGCCTATGGAGCTGCAGGGAGTGTAGCAGAACAAGCAATTTCATCAATTCGAACAGTTTACTCTTACGTTGGAGAAAATGAAACACTACAAAGATTCAGCAATGGTCTTGAGGAAAGTTTGAATCTTGGTGTGAAGCAAGGGCTTACTAAGGGATTGTTGTTAGGAAGTATGGGAATGATTTATGTCTCATGGGCATTTCAATCCTGGGCAGGGAGTGTACTTGTTGCTAATAGAGGAGAAAGTGGTGGTCGCGTTTTTATATCAGCTCTTTGTGTTGTTCTTGGAGGACT GTCTTGTATGAGTGCACTTCCTAATATATCATTCATCACTGAGGCAACAATTGCTGCTGCAAGAATTTTCGAACTGATTGATCGTGTTCCTCAAATAGATTCTGAAGATAGTAAAGGGAAAATTCTAGCATATGTAAGAGGAGATATCGAGTTTAAGGATGTTACTTTCAGGTATCCATCAAGACCAGATATCCAGGTCCTCCAAGATTTTAGTCTTAAAGTGAAAGCTGGAAAGGCTGTAGCAATTGTGGGAGGCAGTGGTTCCGGAAAGTCCACTGTCATTTCTTTGCTAGAAAGGTTTTATGATCCAATCAAAGGAGATATCTTACTTGATGGACATAAAATAAAGAAACTGCAGCTTAAATGGTTGAGATCTCAGATGGGGCTTGTAAATCAGGAGCCTGTTCTATTTGCTACATCCATCAAGGAAAATATACTCTTCGGCAAAGAAGGAGCTTCAATGAAAATGGTTGTTGAAGCTTCTAAGGCTGCAAATGCACATGAATTTGTAGCCTCTTTACCGAATGGGTATGATACTCAT GTGGGACAATTTGGTTTTCAAATGTCTGGTGGACAGAAGCAAAGGATTGCTATAGCAAGGGCATTGATTAAGGACCCGAAAATTCTTTTACTCGATGAAGCTACAAGCGCACTGGATGCACAATCAGAAAGAATTGTCCAAAAGGCCCTAGACCAGGCTTCACAAGGAAGGACAACAATCATCATTGCCCATCGCCTCAGTACAATACGCAGGGCTGACAAAATTGTAGTCCTTGAGTCAGGGAGAATTGTTGAATCTGGTTCTCATGATGATCTAATGTGTAAGACTGATGAAGAAGGTGTTTACTTTAAAATGGTCAAATTGCAGCAATCAACAACAAACGGTGAAGGGCCACCTAGTCCGTATGTTCCTAAAGAGACAAGAAGCTACACGAGGAGTTATAATATGCCTAGGTTGCCTTATGTCGCTTTGTCAAGTTGGCAAAATAGCCCTGCCTCTCCTTTTAGCCCAGCAATAAGTGTCAGTTATGCTCCCACCATTCATACATGCTCTTATTATGATAGTGACCATGAGTATTTAGAGAATTTCTCTCATCCAAGTCTCTCAACGTGGCGTTTGCTCCAAATGAATGCACCCGAGTGGAAGATAGCTTTGTTGGGATGTTTAGGAGCTATTACCTTTGGTATACTTCAACCACTTTATGCATTTTGCTTGGGATCAGTTGTATCagcatatacatcaaatgatATTTCAAAGATAAAGTCGGAGATCAAAGTTTACAGCATAGTCTTTTTGAGCATAGGTTTGACCAGCTTCATTGCCAATCTACTCCAACATTACAATTTTGCTAAAATGGGAGAGAAACTGACCAAGAGAATCAGGGAAAAGGTTCTTTCAAACTTGCTAACATTTGAAGTGGGCTGGTATGATCGAGATGAGAACATGAGTGCAGCAGTCTGTGCAAGGCTCTCCACTGAAGCTCGTATGGTTCGATCCCTTGTGGGTGATCGTATGTCATTGCTACTACAGGTTTTTGTCAGTGCTTCAACTGCTTTTGTGCTTGCATTGATTGTTGCATGGAGAGTTGCTATTGTACTAATATCCATACAACCTTTACTCATAGCAAGCTTCTACTCGCGAAGTGTTCTGATGAAAAGAATGTCAGAAAGATCCCAAAAGGCACAGAGTGAAGGAAGCCAGCTAGCAAGTGAAGCAGTAATCAATCACAGGACTATCACCGCCTTCTCTTCTCAAGATAGAATGTTGGACCTCTTTACTGAAACTCAGAAAGggccaagaaaagaaaatattcgACAGTCATTGCTTTCTGGTGCTGGCTTGTTTTGCTCTCAATTTCTAACCACAGCTGCCATTGCCTTAACATATTGGTATGGGGGAAGACTAATGAACAGAAAGTTACTCACTTCAAAGCACCTATTTCAAGTTTTCTTCCTTTTGATGAGTACCGGAAAAAATATAGCAGATACTGGAAGTATGACTTCTGATTTGGCAAGAGGAAGCAGTGCAGTTGCATCTGTATTCGCTATCTTAGACCGAAAGACTGAGATTGAACCTGAGAACTCTGAAGGGCTTAAAGTCACAAAGGTTTTAAAAGGAAATATAGAGCTGAAGAATATCTTCTTTTATTATCCGTCTAGGCCTGATCAAGCAATCTTCCAAGGAATGAACCTGAAAATTGAATCTGGAAAAACAGTAGCACTTCTTGGACAAAGTGGTTCTGGAAAATCCACCATCATTGGCTTGATAGAAAGATTCTATGATCCAATAAAGGGACAAGTTCTAATCGATGATAGAGACATCAAAAGCTACAACTTGAAGAGCTTAAGATCACATATTGCTCTAGTGAGTCAAGAACCCACCCTTTTTGCAGGATCCATACGCGAAAATATCATTTATGGTAAAGAAGAAGCTACAGACTCCGAAATCAAGAAAGCTGCCATTCGTGCTAATGCTCATGAATTTATAAG TGCTATGGAGGATGGTTATGAAACTTATTGTGGTGAAAGAGGAGCACAACTCTCAGGAGGGCAAAGGCAAAGAATAGCACTTGCACGAGCGATACTAAAAAATCCAACTATACTTCTTCTAGACGAGGCAACTAGTGCGCTGGACAGCGTATCTGAGAACTTGGTACAAGAAGCATTGGACATGATGATGATCAATAGAACAAGTGTAGTTGTAGCTCATCGCTTATCAACGATACAGAAGGCAGACATCATAGCCGTGATTAAAAATGGAAAGGTTGTGGAACAAGGATCACATTCTCAGTTGCTTTCCCTTGGAAAGAATGGCTCTTATTATGGACTAATGAAGTTGCAATCTGGCCATTCTCCTTATAGGTGA
- the LOC129870623 gene encoding uncharacterized mitochondrial protein AtMg00810-like, which produces MKEELLVLKDLGTLPYFLGLEVHNNYSSMFLNQHKYTQDLISLAGLQDSSFVDTLLKLNVKFHREEVQQASQFIQTPRHFHLVVVHRIIQYLLGTSTRGLFFPSGSLIRINAFSDSYWVGCPNTHRSVTSRCMFLRESLIS; this is translated from the exons ATGAAGGAAGAACTTTTGGTTCTTAAAGATCTTGGTACTCTTCCATATTTCTTGGGTTTGGAAGTTCATAATAATTATTCAAGTATGTTTCTAAACCAACACAAATATACTCAGGATCTGATTTCTCTAGCTGGTCTTCAAGATTCCTCCTTTGTGGATACTCTATTGAAATTGAATGTGAAGTTTCATCGTGAGGAAG TTCAACAAGCTAGTCAATTTATACAAACTCCACGTCATTTCCATTTGGTGGTTGTTCATCGCATCATTCAATATCTTCTAGGAACATCTACTCGTGGATTATTCTTTCCTAGTGGTTCTCTTATACGTATTAATGCTTTTAGTGATTCTTATTGGGTGGGATGTCCTAATACTCATCGTTCAGTCACTAGTCGATGCATGTTTCTTAGAGAATCATTGATATCTTGA
- the LOC129870615 gene encoding uncharacterized protein LOC129870615: protein MGECAIDFGRHWDKFLPLFEFSYNNSYHSNIGMAPSEALFGMGCRSPIGWFEAGEVQSLGVDLVRDAQDKVRSIQAKCLAARVDRRSIQTASKKSKLSPRYIGPFMILDCVGPVAYMLDLPPSLSRVHLVFHVSMLKNYHGDGDYIIKWDSVLLDKGLWYEEEPIAIIDCDIWKLRTKEIKLVNVQRKNHSIEKAAWETEKGMGGRYPYLFDDSATTLF, encoded by the exons ATGGGGGAATGTGCAATTGACTTTGGAAGACATTGGGATAAATTTTTACCTTTGTTTGAGttctcctataataatagttatcactccaacATTGGTATGGCACCATCTGAAGCACTGTTTGGGATGGGATGCAGATCGcctatagggtggtttgaggctGGAGAAGTGCAATCTTTAGGGGTTGATCTAGTAAGGgatgctcaagataaggtaagaagtATCCAAGCTAAATGCCTAGCAGCCAGAGTCGACAGAAGGAGTATACAGACTGCAAG CAAGAAGAGCAAGCTTAGTCCTCGCTACATTGGCCCATTTATgattcttgattgtgtagggCCAGTGGCTTATATGTTGGATCTACCACCTAGCTTGTCTAGAGTCCATttagtgtttcatgtgtccatGTTGAAGAATTATCATGGGGATGGAGATTATATTATTAAGTGGGACTCAGTCTTATTAGACAAGGGCCTTTGGTATGAGGAAGAACCAATTGCAATTATTGATTGTGACATCTGGAAGCTGAGGACTAAAGAGATCAAGTTGGTGAATGTTCAACGGAAGAATCATTCAATTGAGAAAGCCGCTTGGGAAACTGAGAAGGGAATGGGAGGTAGGTATCCTTATTTATTTGACGATTCAGCTACTACTCTATTCTAG